A part of Capsicum annuum cultivar UCD-10X-F1 chromosome 6, UCD10Xv1.1, whole genome shotgun sequence genomic DNA contains:
- the LOC107873031 gene encoding potassium channel SKOR-like isoform X4, with translation MTMLLRLALIVKGSKTERYRDKMMDLLKYMNRNRLGRDIRNQIKGHLLLQYESAYTDAVVLQDIPISIRAKISQNLYQSYIENVPLFKGCSSEFISQVVTRVPGEVIMEQGNVVDQLYFIRHGVLEEVGLAKDGSEETVSLLEPNSSFGDISIICNIPQPYTVRVCELCRLIHIDKQSFSNILEIYFHDGRRILSNLLQHLAASRGYEDITSFLIQEGVDINALDKFGNTPLLEAIKSRHDRVASLLVKEEALLSIENTGSFLCMAIAKGDSDLLQRLLSTGVDPNTKDYDQRTPLYVAATQGQYSMAKLFLGTGASVFSKDRWRNTPVDEARVSGNKQMISLLEKAKSAQLSEFPDVPHEISDKLWPRKYTVFPFHPWESKDLSKHGVFLWIPQTIEELVGIRSAYILTSVDPTCGHTGTMHVFEETLPHLLNIFNRLVQIANPSIDVADLIKLICKIFWSSIYVFDRELERLITATNAFPIVEFINIISSNVNRLQSLAYVNMSIQE, from the exons ATGACAATGCTATTGCGTTTAG CTCTAATCGTAAAAGGATCAAAAACTGAACGATACAGGGATAAGATGATGGATCTATTGAAATATATGAACAGAAATCGACTTGGAAGGGACATTCGTAATCAAATAAAAGGTCATTTACTCTTACAATATGAAAGCGCTTACACTGATGCTGTTGTTCTCCAGGACATTCCAATCTCTATCCGTGCCAAG ATATCGCAGAATTTATATCAGTCTTACATAGAAAATGTACCTCTTTTTAAGGGCTGTTCCTCGGAATTCATAAGTCAAGTT GTAACTCGAGTCCCCGGAGAAGTGATAATGGAACAAGGCAATGTAGTAGACCAGCTTTATTTTATCCGTCATGGTGTTCTGG AGGAGGTCGGTCTAGCGAAGGATGGATCAGAAGAGACAGTGTCACTTCTCGAGCCTAACAGCTCATTCGGAGACATTTCCATCATTTGCAACATTCCTCAACCGTATACAGTTCGTGTTTGTGAACTATGCAGGCTCATACATATCGATAAACAGTCATTTTCGAATATTCTGGAGATTTATTTTCATGATGGACGAAGAATCTTGAGTAATTTACTACAG CATCTTGCAGCATCGAGAGGCTATGAAGACATAACTTCTTTTCTCATCCAAGAAGGCGTTGACATCAACGCTCTAG ATAAATTTGGCAACACGCCACTGCTTGAAGCAATCAAGAGTAGACATGATCGCGTTGCTTCACTTCTTGTTAAAGAAGAGGCTTTGTTGAGCATCGAAAATACTGGTAGCTTCCTGTGTATGGCGATAGCAAAGGGGGATTCAGATTTACTACAAAGACTATTGTCAACCGGTGTTGATCCGAACACCAAAGACTATGATCAACGAACGCCACTTTATGTTGCTGCTACTCAAGGACAATACTCAATGGCAAAGTTGTTTTTGGGAACTGGTGCTTCTGTTTTCTCAAAAGACAG ATggagaaatactccagttgatgAAGCTAGAGTAAGTGGAAACAAGCAAATGATTAGTCTTTTAGAAAAAGCAAAATCTGCTCAATTATCTGAATTCCCTGATGTTCCACATGAGATCTCAG ATAAACTGTGGCCGCGGAAATACACTGTGTTTCCTTTCCATCCATGGGAATCCAAAGATTTGAGTAAACATGGTGTCTTCTTGTGGATACCTCAGACGATTGAAGAGCTCGTGGGGATAAGGTCTGCATACATCTTAACCTCCGTAGATCCCACTTGTGGGCACACTGG AACAATGCACGTCTTTGAGGAAACTTTACCGCATCTTCTCAACATATTCAACAGACTTGTTCAGATAGCAAACCCATCAATTGATGTAGCAGACTTGATCAAACTCATTTGCAAAATATTCTGGTCATCCATTTAT GTGTTTGATCGTGAGCTCGAGAGACTGATCACAGCAACAAATGCATTCCCTATTGtagaatttataaatattatctCTAGCAATGTAAATAGACTACAATCACTAGCATATGTAAATATGAGCATCCAAGAGTAA